The Arachis hypogaea cultivar Tifrunner chromosome 19, arahy.Tifrunner.gnm2.J5K5, whole genome shotgun sequence genome has a window encoding:
- the LOC112752040 gene encoding scarecrow-like protein 21, translating to MEDYSEEDYEFLNLSLSVTTPSSRETNMIMKKKKKNYEAKILRLLQVRENMLRQDHHNHHHHLQRRKPGTNNNNNLIHLLLTTATAIDEDSNNIAASLDNLTDLYQTVSLTGDSVERVVAYFADGLAARLLTKKSPFYDMLMEEPTCEEEFLAFTDLYRVSPYYQFAHFTANQAILEAFEEEEDRNNRSIHVIDFDVSYGFQWPSLIQSLSEKASSGNRISLRITGFGTTLKELQETESRLVSFSKGFGNLVFEFQGLLRGSRITNLRKKKNESVAVNLVSYLNSASNSSLLMNFSDTLRFVRSLRPSVVVLVKQEGSRSIRTFLSRFTESLHYFAAMFDSLDDCLPLESAERLRIEKKLLGKEIKSMLNCDMDMDGVDCPKYERMEAWKARMENHGFVAMKMSSKSLMQAKLLLKMRTHYYYSPPLQFDDDAAAAAGGGFRISERDQGRAISLGWQNRFLLTVSAWQLPLSSS from the coding sequence atggAAGACTACTCAGAGGAAGATTATGAGTTCCTGAACCTTAGCCTTTCAGTTACTACTCCTTCTTCTAGGGAAACCAACATGatcatgaagaaaaagaagaagaactatGAAGCCAAGATCTTGAGGCTCCTCCAAGTCAGGGAAAACATGCTAAGACAAGATCACCATAACCACCATCACCACCTCCAAAGAAGAAAACCAggcaccaacaacaacaacaatctcaTCCACTTGCTCCTCACAACGGCCACCGCCATTGACGAAGACAGCAACAACATTGCTGCATCTCTTGACAATCTCACAGATCTGTACCAAACAGTTTCCCTAACAGGTGATTCAGTTGAGCGTGTCGTGGCGTATTTCGCCGATGGCCTCGCCGCCAGGCTCCTCACAAAGAAATCTCCATTCTATGACATGCTCATGGAGGAGCCAACATGTGAAGAAGAGTTTCTTGCATTCACAGATCTCTATAGAGTCTCACCTTACTACCAATTCGCTCATTTCACTGCAAACCAAGCAATCTTAGAAgcctttgaagaagaagaagacaggaaCAACCGTTCAATCCATGTCATTGACTTTGACGTCTCCTACGGATTCCAATGGCCTTCTCTAATCCAATCACTCTCAGAGAAAGCTTCAAGCGGAAACCGCATATCTCTAAGGATCACCGGATTCGGCACCACTCTGAAGGAGCTTCAAGAAACGGAGTCCAGATTGGTGAGCTTCTCCAAAGGCTTCGGTAACCTTGTGTTCGAGTTTCAAGGGTTGTTGAGAGGGTCCAGGATCACGAatctgaggaagaagaagaacgagagtGTTGCAGTGAACCTTGTTTCATACCTCAACAGTGCGAGTAACAGCAGTTTGTTGATGAATTTCTCTGACACATTGCGATTCGTACGGTCTCTCAGGCCTTCGGTTGTGGTGCTGGTGAAGCAAGAAGGTAGCAGGAGCATTAGAACGTTCTTGTCTCGGTTCACAGAGTCATTGCATTACTTTGCCGCCATGTTTGATTCCCTTGATGATTGTCTTCCGCTCGAGAGCGCAGAGAGGTTGAGGATTGAGAAGAAGCTTCTCGGGAAAGAGATCAAGAGCATGCTCAACTGTGACATGGACATGGACGGCGTGGATTGTCCCAAGTATGAGAGGATGGAAGCGTGGAAAGCCAGAATGGAGAATCATGGTTTTGTTGCCATGAAGATGAGCTCCAAATCTCTCATGCAAGCTAAGCTTCTTCTCAAGATGAGGACTCATTATTACTATTCTCCACCACTTCAATTTGATGATgatgccgccgccgccgccggcGGTGGTTTCAGGATTTCTGAAAGGGACCAGGGTAGAGCCATTTCTTTGGGGTGGCAGAATAGGTTTCTTCTCACTGTGTCCGCATGGCAATTACCACTTTCATCATCATAA
- the LOC112747299 gene encoding uncharacterized protein: MAAIIGLLDILMSDDCLTNEQCATVTHIRKCLTVLFRLLNNILDLSKVESGKLILEDAEFNLGRELEGLVDMFSVQSMNHSLETVLDLSDEVTLLEETALENSKQLVRNLETKLDSANAQHLKEKEEWGLSLKNVEETWRIKCDSMKAENEATVAQDMKKELQEFKLQYKKLKVEHASFHDIADKMIEEKDNEISRLSDDNRNLRQSLQSRPHVDHSDNDNYNTDLAYGTSQA; this comes from the exons ATGGCTGCAATAATTGGGCTACTTGACATTCTTATGTCTGACGACTGTCTAACCAACGAACAGTGTGCAACGGTTACTCATATAAGAAAATGCTTGACGGTGCTGTTCCGGCTTCTTAATAACATCCTGGATCTCAGCAAG GTGGAATCAGGAAAGCTAATTCTAGAAGATGCTGAATTCAACTTGGGAAGGGAACTTGAAGGACTAGTGGATATGTTTTCTGTGCAATCCATGAATCACAGTCTAGAGACTGTCTTAGACCTATCTG ATGAAGTGACTTTGCTAGA AGAGACGGCCCTTGAAAATTCCAAGCAACTAGTAAGGAACTTAGAAACAAAGCTTGACTCAGCTAATGCTCAGCACCTTAAGGAGAAAGAAGAATGGGGACTAAGCCTTAAAAATGTAGAAGAAACGTGGCGAA TCAAATGTGACTCAATGAAGGCTGAAAACGAAGCAACTGTTGCACAAGATATGAAAAAGGAGTTGCAAGAGTTCAAACTGCAATATAAAAAATTGAAG GTTGAACATGCTTCATTTCATGATATTGCTGATAAAATGATTGAGGAGAAGGATAATGAAATATCTAGACTTTCAGATGATAATAGGAATCTTCGTCAATCTCTTCAATCAAGACCACAT GTTGACCACAGTGACAATGATAATTATAACACAG ATTTAGCATATGGAACAAGTCAAGCatag
- the LOC112752038 gene encoding protein SENSITIVE TO PROTON RHIZOTOXICITY 1 isoform X2, with amino-acid sequence MQSLLSKNVIKIADQENCPPSDSSQTSILQNWDASVMLNNLSFLEKKVHQLQELVCLIVSKKGQTFGQPNELLTQEQQLITADLTSIIVQLISSAGSLLPSARHTLTNTSPLVQQLCQLQGITVPFASGSGQSSVQPQNSGADKLSESSLKNDLPNNCDLEQKYNVEEHELRDEEDADDGENLLPGSYEILQLEKEEILAPHTHFCTICGKGFKRDANLRMHMRGHGDEYKTAAALAKPHKESESQPKLIKRYSCPYAGCKRNKDHKKFQPLKTILCVKNHYKRTHCDKNYTCSRCHIKKFSVMADLKTHEKHCGKDKWLCSCGTTFSRKDKLFGHIALFQGHTPAIPMEDNYKRTTGLPDQDNSKAEVMSFSSGLNPSTENGVQNVMDVKGNIDDPITCFSPLNFEANFGGFNEFTEPQFDDGSEGSFSFLIPGSFKSGEVSSSDDVV; translated from the coding sequence ATGCAGTCTCTACTTTCCAAGAATGTCATTAAGATTGCTGATCAAGAAAACTGTCCACCAAGTGACTCATCTCAAACCAGTATACTCCAAAATTGGGATGCCAGTGTGATGTTAAATAATCTTTCCTTCTTGGAAAAAAAGGTTCATCAACTTCAGGAGTTAGTGTGCTTGATTGTTAGTAAAAAGGGCCAAACTTTCGGACAGCCTAATGAACTGTTAACTCAGGAACAACAGCTCATTACTGCTGATCTTACATCAATTATTGTTCAGTTGATCTCTTCTGCAGGTAGTCTTCTCCCTTCTGCCAGACATACCCTTACAAATACCAGTCCATTGGTTCAACAGCTTTGCCAGCTTCAGGGGATTACGGTTCCTTTTGCGTCCGGCTCAGGCCAAAGTAGTGTTCAACCACAAAATAGTGGGGCAGATAAATTATCTGAGAGCTCACTGAAGAATGATCTACCAAATAATTGTGATCTGGAGCAAAAGTACAATGTGGAAGAACATGAATTGAGGGATGAGGAAGATGCTGATGATGGAGAGAACCTCCTGCCTGGTTCCTATGagattttacaattagaaaaagaagaaatcctTGCCCCACATACACATTTCTGTACAATTTGTGGGAAGGGATTCAAGAGAGATGCAAATCTCCGAATGCACATGCGAGGCCATGGTGATGAGTACAAAACCGCAGCTGCTCTTGCAAAACCTCATAAAGAATCTGAGTCACAACCTAAGCTTATCAAGAGGTATTCTTGCCCCTATGCTGGCTGCAAGCGTAACAAGGATCACAAAAAATTTCAACCTCTGAAGACAATTTTGTGTGTCAAAAATCATTACAAAAGAACACACTGTGACAAGAATTACACTTGCAGCAGATGCCACATAAAGAAGTTTTCAGTCATGGCGGATCTTAAAACTCATGAAAAGCACTGTGGCAAGGATAAATGGCTTTGTTCATGTGGCACAACATTTTCAAGGAAGGACAAGCTTTTTGGACATATTGCTCTTTTCCAAGGCCATACACCAGCCATTCCCATGGAAGACAATTATAAAAGAACAACAGGCCTTCCAGACCAAGATAATAGCAAAGCAGAAGTTATGAGCTTCAGTTCTGGATTAAATCCTTCAACTGAAAATGGAGTTCAAAATGTCATGGATGTAAAAGGAAACATTGATGATCCTATTACTTGTTTCTCTCCATTGAACTTTGAAGCTAACTTTGGTGGCTTTAATGAATTCACTGAACCTCAATTTGATGATGGCTCGGAAGgttctttctcttttctcatcCCTGGATCTTTCAAATCTGGAGAAGTATCAAGCTCTGATGATGTCGTTTGA
- the LOC112752042 gene encoding sucrose transport protein SUC8 isoform X2 produces the protein MQHNITPHPLINSPTLTLLSLHSNTAHIILLSFFFFYCFTFLAMSSSNKSTIKNGDTHNSLQLESGSREQPSPIWKLVAVASIAAGIQFGWALQLSLLTPYSQLLGVPHQWSSFIWLCGPISGMIVQPIVGYCSDRCTSKLGRRRPFILAGAAAVAIAVFLIGFAADIGHAFGDNLTKKTRPRAVAIFVIGFWILDVANNMLQGPCRAFLGDLAAGDERKTRLANAFFSFFMAVGSVLGYGAGSINSLHKVFPFTQTKACDVFCADLKSCFFFSILLLLVLTGVALFYVQDKPVLREKSRVGEEEDERSAVVACFGEMLGALKGLKKPMLLLMAVTAINWSAWFSYFLYNTDWMGKEVYGGEVGDQAYKEGVQKGALGLLINSVVLGVMSLGVEPIGRAVGGAKNLWGIVNLILAAGLAMTVYISKAAMHERHLNPRYIGHPSTAVQAGALSFFAILGIPLAITFSIPFALASIYSSETGAGQDDSGSNQRTMGQIIWRW, from the exons ATGCAACATAACATAACCCCTCATCCGCTTATAAATTCACCAACACTGACCCTGCTCTCTCTCCATTCAAATACTGCACACATCattctcctttctttctttttcttttactgttttaCATTTCTCGCCATGAGCTCCTCAAACAAGAGCACTATTAAGAATGGTGACACCCATAACTCCCTTCAACTGGAATCGGGGTCACGAGAACAGCCAAGTCCAATCTGGAAGCTGGTGGCGGTGGCCTCCATCGCCGCTGGAATCCAGTTTGGCTGGGCTCTACAGCTTTCCCTCTTAACACCTTATAGCCAGCTTCTTGGAGTACCTCACCAATGGTCTTCTTTCATCTGGCTTTGTGGCCCCATTTCTGGCATGATTGTCCAGCCCATAGTCGGTTATTGTAGTGACAGATGTACATCCAAACTCGGCCGCCGTAGACCTTTTATCCTTGCAGGCGCCGCTGCCGTTGCCATAGCTGTTTTTCTCATTGGCTTTGCCGCCGACATCGGCCACGCCTTTGGGGACAACCTGACCAAGAAAACCCGTCCACGCGCCGTAGCCATTTTTGTGATCGGATTCTGGATCTTGGACGTGGCGAACAACATGCTCCAAGGCCCCTGTCGAGCGTTTCTTGGTGACCTTGCCGCGGGAGACGAACGGAAAACGAGATTGGCAAATGCGTTTTTTTCATTCTTTATGGCAGTAGGAAGCGTATTGGGTTACGGCGCGGGTTCCATTAACAGCCTCCACAAAGTGTTCCCATTCACGCAAACAAAAGCGTGTGATGTGTTCTGCGCAGACTTGAaaagctgcttcttcttctcaatcctcTTGCTACTGGTGTTAACCGGTGTGGCTCTGTTCTACGTGCAGGACAAGCCCGTATTACGTGAGAAATCACGCGTGGGAGAAGAGGAAGATGAGAGGTCCGCAGTGGTTGCATGCTTCGGAGAAATGTTAGGGGCACTGAAGGGGCTGAAGAAGCCAATGTTATTATTGATGGCAGTTACGGCAATAAACTGGTCGGCGTGGTTCTCATACTTTCTGTACAATACTGATTGGATGGGTAAAGAGGTGTACGGTGGGGAAGTTGGGGATCAAGCGTATAAAGAGGGTGTCCAGAAGGGTGCTTTGGGTCTTTTGATAAACTCAGTGGTTTTGGGTGTTATGTCTTTGGGTGTGGAGCCCATTGGACGTGCGGTTGGTGGTGCCAAGAATCTCTGGGGAATTGTCAATTTAATCCTTGCCGCTGGTTTGGCCATGACTGTTTATATCAGTAAGGCAGCTATGCATGAGCGCCATCTTAACCCGCGCTATATTGGTCATCCCTCCACCGCCGTTCAGGCTGGAGCCTTGTCCTTCTTTGCCATTCTTGGCATTCCCCTTGCG ATAACATTTAGCATCCCATTTGCACTAGCATCCATCTACTCAAGTGAAACGGGTGCAGGACAAG ATGATAGTGGCAGCAATCAGCGGACCATGGGACAAATTATTTGGAGGTGGTAA
- the LOC112752038 gene encoding protein SENSITIVE TO PROTON RHIZOTOXICITY 1 isoform X1 encodes MDRKESLCTNTWTELSSLTNCGNGLQINLSPDPSISDYGKRVEAPFKDFNQPSQMQSLLSKNVIKIADQENCPPSDSSQTSILQNWDASVMLNNLSFLEKKVHQLQELVCLIVSKKGQTFGQPNELLTQEQQLITADLTSIIVQLISSAGSLLPSARHTLTNTSPLVQQLCQLQGITVPFASGSGQSSVQPQNSGADKLSESSLKNDLPNNCDLEQKYNVEEHELRDEEDADDGENLLPGSYEILQLEKEEILAPHTHFCTICGKGFKRDANLRMHMRGHGDEYKTAAALAKPHKESESQPKLIKRYSCPYAGCKRNKDHKKFQPLKTILCVKNHYKRTHCDKNYTCSRCHIKKFSVMADLKTHEKHCGKDKWLCSCGTTFSRKDKLFGHIALFQGHTPAIPMEDNYKRTTGLPDQDNSKAEVMSFSSGLNPSTENGVQNVMDVKGNIDDPITCFSPLNFEANFGGFNEFTEPQFDDGSEGSFSFLIPGSFKSGEVSSSDDVV; translated from the coding sequence ATGGATAGGAAAGAAAGCCTTTGTACTAACACCTGGACAGAGCTGTCTTCCTTAACTAATTGTGGAAATGGATTGCAGATAAACTTGTCCCCTGATCCTTCAATTTCAGATTATGGGAAAAGGGTAGAAGCACCTTTCAAAGATTTTAACCAACCCTCTCAAATGCAGTCTCTACTTTCCAAGAATGTCATTAAGATTGCTGATCAAGAAAACTGTCCACCAAGTGACTCATCTCAAACCAGTATACTCCAAAATTGGGATGCCAGTGTGATGTTAAATAATCTTTCCTTCTTGGAAAAAAAGGTTCATCAACTTCAGGAGTTAGTGTGCTTGATTGTTAGTAAAAAGGGCCAAACTTTCGGACAGCCTAATGAACTGTTAACTCAGGAACAACAGCTCATTACTGCTGATCTTACATCAATTATTGTTCAGTTGATCTCTTCTGCAGGTAGTCTTCTCCCTTCTGCCAGACATACCCTTACAAATACCAGTCCATTGGTTCAACAGCTTTGCCAGCTTCAGGGGATTACGGTTCCTTTTGCGTCCGGCTCAGGCCAAAGTAGTGTTCAACCACAAAATAGTGGGGCAGATAAATTATCTGAGAGCTCACTGAAGAATGATCTACCAAATAATTGTGATCTGGAGCAAAAGTACAATGTGGAAGAACATGAATTGAGGGATGAGGAAGATGCTGATGATGGAGAGAACCTCCTGCCTGGTTCCTATGagattttacaattagaaaaagaagaaatcctTGCCCCACATACACATTTCTGTACAATTTGTGGGAAGGGATTCAAGAGAGATGCAAATCTCCGAATGCACATGCGAGGCCATGGTGATGAGTACAAAACCGCAGCTGCTCTTGCAAAACCTCATAAAGAATCTGAGTCACAACCTAAGCTTATCAAGAGGTATTCTTGCCCCTATGCTGGCTGCAAGCGTAACAAGGATCACAAAAAATTTCAACCTCTGAAGACAATTTTGTGTGTCAAAAATCATTACAAAAGAACACACTGTGACAAGAATTACACTTGCAGCAGATGCCACATAAAGAAGTTTTCAGTCATGGCGGATCTTAAAACTCATGAAAAGCACTGTGGCAAGGATAAATGGCTTTGTTCATGTGGCACAACATTTTCAAGGAAGGACAAGCTTTTTGGACATATTGCTCTTTTCCAAGGCCATACACCAGCCATTCCCATGGAAGACAATTATAAAAGAACAACAGGCCTTCCAGACCAAGATAATAGCAAAGCAGAAGTTATGAGCTTCAGTTCTGGATTAAATCCTTCAACTGAAAATGGAGTTCAAAATGTCATGGATGTAAAAGGAAACATTGATGATCCTATTACTTGTTTCTCTCCATTGAACTTTGAAGCTAACTTTGGTGGCTTTAATGAATTCACTGAACCTCAATTTGATGATGGCTCGGAAGgttctttctcttttctcatcCCTGGATCTTTCAAATCTGGAGAAGTATCAAGCTCTGATGATGTCGTTTGA
- the LOC112752042 gene encoding sucrose transport protein SUC8 isoform X1: MQHNITPHPLINSPTLTLLSLHSNTAHIILLSFFFFYCFTFLAMSSSNKSTIKNGDTHNSLQLESGSREQPSPIWKLVAVASIAAGIQFGWALQLSLLTPYSQLLGVPHQWSSFIWLCGPISGMIVQPIVGYCSDRCTSKLGRRRPFILAGAAAVAIAVFLIGFAADIGHAFGDNLTKKTRPRAVAIFVIGFWILDVANNMLQGPCRAFLGDLAAGDERKTRLANAFFSFFMAVGSVLGYGAGSINSLHKVFPFTQTKACDVFCADLKSCFFFSILLLLVLTGVALFYVQDKPVLREKSRVGEEEDERSAVVACFGEMLGALKGLKKPMLLLMAVTAINWSAWFSYFLYNTDWMGKEVYGGEVGDQAYKEGVQKGALGLLINSVVLGVMSLGVEPIGRAVGGAKNLWGIVNLILAAGLAMTVYISKAAMHERHLNPRYIGHPSTAVQAGALSFFAILGIPLAITFSIPFALASIYSSETGAGQGLSLGVLNLAIVIPQMIVAAISGPWDKLFGGGNLPAFVAGAVAAAVSSIMAFFMLPSTKQSEAAKAALPMGGFH, from the exons ATGCAACATAACATAACCCCTCATCCGCTTATAAATTCACCAACACTGACCCTGCTCTCTCTCCATTCAAATACTGCACACATCattctcctttctttctttttcttttactgttttaCATTTCTCGCCATGAGCTCCTCAAACAAGAGCACTATTAAGAATGGTGACACCCATAACTCCCTTCAACTGGAATCGGGGTCACGAGAACAGCCAAGTCCAATCTGGAAGCTGGTGGCGGTGGCCTCCATCGCCGCTGGAATCCAGTTTGGCTGGGCTCTACAGCTTTCCCTCTTAACACCTTATAGCCAGCTTCTTGGAGTACCTCACCAATGGTCTTCTTTCATCTGGCTTTGTGGCCCCATTTCTGGCATGATTGTCCAGCCCATAGTCGGTTATTGTAGTGACAGATGTACATCCAAACTCGGCCGCCGTAGACCTTTTATCCTTGCAGGCGCCGCTGCCGTTGCCATAGCTGTTTTTCTCATTGGCTTTGCCGCCGACATCGGCCACGCCTTTGGGGACAACCTGACCAAGAAAACCCGTCCACGCGCCGTAGCCATTTTTGTGATCGGATTCTGGATCTTGGACGTGGCGAACAACATGCTCCAAGGCCCCTGTCGAGCGTTTCTTGGTGACCTTGCCGCGGGAGACGAACGGAAAACGAGATTGGCAAATGCGTTTTTTTCATTCTTTATGGCAGTAGGAAGCGTATTGGGTTACGGCGCGGGTTCCATTAACAGCCTCCACAAAGTGTTCCCATTCACGCAAACAAAAGCGTGTGATGTGTTCTGCGCAGACTTGAaaagctgcttcttcttctcaatcctcTTGCTACTGGTGTTAACCGGTGTGGCTCTGTTCTACGTGCAGGACAAGCCCGTATTACGTGAGAAATCACGCGTGGGAGAAGAGGAAGATGAGAGGTCCGCAGTGGTTGCATGCTTCGGAGAAATGTTAGGGGCACTGAAGGGGCTGAAGAAGCCAATGTTATTATTGATGGCAGTTACGGCAATAAACTGGTCGGCGTGGTTCTCATACTTTCTGTACAATACTGATTGGATGGGTAAAGAGGTGTACGGTGGGGAAGTTGGGGATCAAGCGTATAAAGAGGGTGTCCAGAAGGGTGCTTTGGGTCTTTTGATAAACTCAGTGGTTTTGGGTGTTATGTCTTTGGGTGTGGAGCCCATTGGACGTGCGGTTGGTGGTGCCAAGAATCTCTGGGGAATTGTCAATTTAATCCTTGCCGCTGGTTTGGCCATGACTGTTTATATCAGTAAGGCAGCTATGCATGAGCGCCATCTTAACCCGCGCTATATTGGTCATCCCTCCACCGCCGTTCAGGCTGGAGCCTTGTCCTTCTTTGCCATTCTTGGCATTCCCCTTGCG ATAACATTTAGCATCCCATTTGCACTAGCATCCATCTACTCAAGTGAAACGGGTGCAGGACAAG GTTTATCTCTGGGAGTTCTCAATCTTGCAATTGTAATTCCACAG ATGATAGTGGCAGCAATCAGCGGACCATGGGACAAATTATTTGGAGGTGGTAATTTGCCGGCGTTTGTAGCAGGTGCGGTGGCGGCTGCCGTGAGTAGCATAATGGCATTTTTTATGTTGCCGTCTACGAAGCAATCAGAAGCGGCTAAAGCTGCACTTCCCATGGGCGGTTTCCATTAG
- the LOC112752041 gene encoding sucrose transport protein SUC8-like — MESPTKSSLQLETATTTNITPILKIISVASVAAGIQFGWALQLSLLTPYVQLLGVPHVWASFIWLCGPISGMVVQPIVGYYSDRCNSRLGRRKPFIITGALSVIIAVFLIGYAADLGHSFGDDITKKTRPRAVAIFVIGFWVLDVANNMLQGPCRAFLGDLSAGDEGKIRMANAFFSFFMAIGNILGYAAGSYENLHKAFPFSNTEACDKFCANLKSCFFISILLLLTLAGLAMFFVEDVPLSEAKKNEDIEGTEDSSRSAGCFGEIVGALKELKKPMWILMLVTAINWIGWFPFFLFNTDWMGKEVYGGNVGDEAYDKGVRAGSLGLMINAIVLAVMSLGVEPASNIMGGAKNLWGIVNFILSGGLLSTIYITKVAEFDRHRAGHYVPPATGVRVGAMTFFAIIGIPLAINFSVPFALASVYSATSGAGQGLSLGVLNLAIVIPQMIVSTVSGQVDAWFGGGNLPAFVMGAIAAAVSGAMAIVMLPSIKKSDAAKASMVVGGGH; from the exons ATGGAGTCCCCAACGAAGAGCTCACTTCAGCTGGAGACGGCTACAACGACGAATATCACACCCATTTTGAAGATTATTTCAGTTGCATCCGTTGCAGCTGGCATTCAGTTTGGGTGGGCCCTACAACTGTCCCTGCTCACACCATACGTCCAACTGTTGGGGGTCCCACATGTGTGGGCCTCCTTCATTTGGCTGTGTGGTCCCATCTCCGGGATGGTAGTCCAGCCCATTGTGGGATACTACAGTGATCGTTGCAACTCAAGACTTGGCCGTCGTAAACCTTTTATTATCACTGGAGCCCTTTCTGTCATCATCGCCGTCTTTCTCATCGGATACGCTGCTGACCTCGGTCACTCCTTCGGCGACGACATTACGAAGAAAACCCGCCCTCGAGCTGTTGCCATATTCGTCATCGGCTTTTGGGTTCTAGACGTGGCCAACAATATGCTCCAAGGGCCTTGCCGCGCCTTCTTGGGCGACCTGTCTGCCGGAGACGAAGGCAAGATCCGAATGGCCAAtgccttcttctccttcttcatgGCGATAGGTAACATCCTCGGCTACGCGGCAGGTTCATATGAAAACCTACACAAAGCGTTTCCATTCTCGAACACGGAGGCTTGTGACAAGTTCTGCGCTAACCTCAAGAGCTGCTTCTTCATCTCCATCCTTCTCCTCCTTACCCTGGCCGGCCTTGCCATGTTCTTCGTTGAAGATGTTCCCCTCTCAGAGGCCAAGAAAAATGAGGACATTGAAGGCACTGAGGACTCTTCTCGTTCGGCAGGATGCTTTGGAGAAATCGTTGGGGCGTTGAAGGAGCTGAAGAAGCCAATGTGGATCTTAATGCTTGTAACAGCTATCAACTGGATCGGTTGGTTCCCATTCTTCTTGTTCAACACCGACTGGATGGGGAAGGAGGTGTACGGTGGTAATGTGGGTGACGAGGCCTACGACAAGGGTGTCCGCGCTGGATCGTTGGGTTTGATGATAAACGCCATCGTTTTGGCAGTTATGTCATTGGGGGTTGAACCAGCTAGCAATATCATGGGTGGAGCAAAGAACCTTTGGGGTATTGTTAACTTCATCCTTTCCGGTGGATTGCTTTCTACTATTTACATCACCAAGGTCGCTGAGTTTGACCGCCATCGTGCCGGCCATTATGTTCCTCCAGCTACCGGCGTAAGGGTTGGTGCCATGACTTTCTTCGCCATCATCGGTATTCCACTTGCG ATAAATTTCAGCGTTCCGTTTGCTCTAGCATCAGTCTACTCAGCCACCAGTGGAGCAGGCCAAGGCTTGTCTCTTGGGGTTCTCAATCTTGCCATTGTGATCCCACAg ATGATAGTGTCAACAGTGAGTGGACAAGTAGATGCCTGGTTCGGCGGTGGGAACTTGCCTGCTTTCGTGATGGGTGCGATAGCGGCGGCTGTGAGTGGTGCAATGGCAATTGTCATGCTTCCGTCCATAAAGAAATCTGATGCGGCCAAAGCTTCTATGGTCGTTGGTGGCGGACACTGA